Proteins encoded together in one Impatiens glandulifera chromosome 1, dImpGla2.1, whole genome shotgun sequence window:
- the LOC124939524 gene encoding uncharacterized protein LOC124939524 produces MVRSGRHRVFNSDSKSGRDKVLYGDDKSGRHRVFYGDGKSGRDRVLDGDGKSGRDRVLYGDGKSGRDRVLYGDRKSCRDRVLYGDGKSGHDRVLYSDGKSGRYRLFYGDGESRRHRGLYGDGTKLVAVCVFGQ; encoded by the exons ATGGTGAGG AGTGGTCGTCATAGAGTCTTTAATAGCGACAGTAAGAGTGGCCGTGATAAAGTTCTTTATGGCGACGACAAAAGTGGTCGTCATAGAGTCTTCTATGGCGACGGTAAGAGTGGTCGTGATAGAGTCCTAGATGGCGACGGTAAGAGTGGTCGTGATAGAGTCTTATATGGCGACGGTAAGAGTGGTCGTGATAGAGTCCTATATGGCGACCGTAAGAGTTGTCGTGATAGAGTTCTATATGGCGACGGTAAGAGTGGTCATGATAGAGTCCTATATAGCGACGGTAAGAGTGGTCGTTATAGACTATTCTATGGCGACGGTGAAAGTCGTCGGCATAGAGGGCTTTATGGCGACGGTACTAAATTGGTCGCTGTATGTGTATTTGGGCAATAA